GAGTTTTGACACCCAAAGCGTCTGCGTCAGTAGACGATGTTAAATCGTCTTTTCTTAAAATGTTGTCCGTCGAAGATTTATCAATCTTTGTGCGTTAGCGATTTGCCGTTGCAGAGGTCGTCATCTGTCCTAACTTGTGCTCCGCGAGGAAGCACAGTCGCGATTGTTTCTGACATTCCCAGATAGCTGCGACTCCGTTTGGGGTCGGGAATTTGACACCCAGGTGGTACGTCGACGAAACGGCTTGCATAGCGTTGAGTCATGGGGTTCCCATGATCACGTTGTAGATGGCAGGACTCAACCACTGCGAATTCGATGATTTTCGTGATCTCCTTGGCCATGACTAGCAGCTGGATTGACCCGAGGGTCATCGATACTTCGCCTGAAAAACCTGTGAGCGGTTTCGGCGTTGGAGTTACTTCTCCGAGTTCGATGCTCATCCGATTGAGAGTATCGCGGAAGATTACATTGACCGTGCTTCCCGTGTCGTACTCTTCCGACTTCCAGATCTCGTATGACGAGGATGGCCTCCTGCCGCGTTTATCCCCATATTGGTTTCTTTGAGGAGATCTATCTGCGGGAAGATTTATGTCCGGCTTCGGGGGGCAATCGGTCTCAAGGATGAGATCTTTCATGCTGGTCACTTCCGAGAGTTCTCCGGCTAGTAGCTTCGCGGCCAGCCTCGCTCCCAAGATCTTTCAGTTAGTCGTGGAGTGTCCTCGGGACTGGTGGAACTCGCAGAAGGTGTTTTCATCATACCCTTGATTGCGAGTCCACGTATTACCCGTGGTTTGGCCCTGGTCCGAGCCGACCGCGTAATTGTGCGCTCCTTGGAGATCTTCCCCCTCGTGATGGACATACTTGTCGTTATGAGGGTTCTTCTTCTTCGTTTTTGGGTCTACATCTTTCGAGGATGATCTCACCGACTTATGTTTTTGCGATAAGATTTTCGTTTCTTCCTCGATGATGATGTAGTCCGTCACCTTGTGGAGGGCGTCTTGGATCGTCCGCGATTTTTTGAGGGATATCCATTTTCTGAATTTTGACTTGTACCAGAGCGCCTTTCTGAGCGCATCGATGGCCACCTTGTCGCTTATCCCGCTGCCCCTGGACATTACCAATTTGAATCGGCTGATGAACTCGCGGAGGGGTTCGTCTTCCCTCTGGGACAGACTCCAGAGATCGACATCGGAAGTTTCTCTATCTATGAACATAGAGTATTGCTTGAGAAATTCCGATGCAATCTGTCGANNNNNNNNNNNNNNNNNNNNNNNNNNNNNNNNNNNNNNNNNNNNNNNNNNNNNNNNNNNNNNNNNNNNNNNNNNNNNNNNNNNNNNNNNNNNNNNNNNNNNNNNNNNNNNNNNNNNNNNNNNNNNNNNNNNNNNNNNNNAAGGTGCGCTCTCGGATCGGTCGTACCATCATACTTCGGTACTTTGATTTTTCCTGGATCGGATACCCTCGTATCTGAGATGCGAGTGGTGAAAAGGGTCTTCTGAGCCCCTTCCAGCAGCCTCTCGATCTCGGGGACCGTGCTGGTAGCGTGATGGATTTGGGAATTTAGGCCCTTACTTCTGCCGCAGTCTTGGTGATATAGTCGCGAAGATTGCGTATATCCGACGTCTCGCCCGCAGATTTTTGTGCTTGTCGGCGTTTACTGCGAGTGAGCTTGGTTTGCTTTTCAGCCAGCTCTTTTTGTTCGTTCCAATAGAGGATTTCCTCCTCTTCTGTCATTGGTTTGTCGAACGGAGAGCTTTCCCGAGTTGGATGTCTGTCGACGTCCTCATCAGTATCGTTAGAGACATCGCGAGGATCCAGGTCGACTTGCTCGACTCCGTTTTCCTCCGAAGCCTTCGCGGGAGGCGGAGGGCTTTTAGAGTTTCCCTTTTCGATGGGAGATTTCTCGATAGGGTTTTGACCCGAAGGTCGTTCCTGCGCGGCTCCAGGCATGTTGAGTAGAGTTGCAAAGTCGAGTCTTTTCCCGCGGACTTTAGCGGTTCCGCGGGGGCGATTTGCTCGAGTCCTTGCCGTTAAAGTTTCAAANNNNNNNNNNNNNNNNNNNNNNNNNNNNNNNNNNNNNNNNNNNNNNNNNNNNNNNNNNNNNNNNNNNNNNNNNNNNNNNNNNNNNNNNNNNNNNNNNNNNNNNNNNNNNNNNNNNNNNNNNNNNNNNNNNNNNNNNNNNNNNNNNNNNNNNNNNNNNNNNNNNNNNNNNNNNNNNNNNNNNNNNNNNNNNNNNNNNNNNNNNNNNNNNNNNNNNNNNNNNNNNNNNNNNNNNNNNNNNNNNNNNNNNNNNNNNNNNNNNNNNNNNNNNNNNNNNNNNNNNNNNNNNNNNNNNNNNNNNNNNNNNNNNNNNNNNNNNNNNNNNNNNNNNNNNNNNNNNNNNNNNNNNNNNNNNNNNNNNNNNNNNNNNNNNNNNNNNNNNNNNNNNNNNNNNNNNNNNNNNNNNNNNNNNNNNNNNNNNNNNNNNNNNNNNNNNNNNNNNNNNNNNNNNNNNNNNNNNNNNNNNNNNNNNNNNNNNNNNNNNNNNNNNNNNNNNNNNNNNNNNNNNNNNNNNNNNNNNNNNNNNNNNNNNNNNNNNNNNNNNNNNNNNNNNNNNNNNNNNNNNNNNNNNNNNNNNNNNNNNNNNNNNNNNNNNNNNNNNNNNNNNNNNNNNNNNNNNNNNNNNNNNNNNNNNNNNNNNNNNNNNNNNNNNNNNNNNNNNNNNNNNNNNNNNNNNNNNNNNNNNNNNNNNNNNNNNNNNNNNNNNNNNNNNNNNNNNNNNNNNNNNNNNNNNNNNNNNNNNNNNNNNNNNNNNNNNNNNNNNNNNNNNNNNNNNNNNNNNNNNNNNNNNNNNNNNNNNNNNNNNNNNNNNNNNNNNNNNNNNNNNNNNNNNNNNNNNNNNCTACGGTCTTCGGGAGATAGCATCGAAGGGTAGACGAGAATGCATGGACTAATGTCGTATCGACGTTTTGGAAGAGCTTGGTTGCTACGTAGCGACCGAACGCTCGATTGCTACGTAGCGACCGAACTTCGGTTCGAGCTCGGTCGCTACGTAGCGACCGAGCTCCGGCTCAAGCTTGGTCGCTACGTAGCGACCGAGCAGANNNNNNNNNNNNNNNNNNNNNNNNNNNNNNNNNNNNNNNNNNNNNNNNNNNNNNNNNNNAGCTTTGGCTCGAACTCGGTCGCTACGTAGCGACCGAGCGGAACACGTGCTCGGTCGCTGCGTAGCGACCCTTTTCGAGCTCTTGTCCGATGACTCGCGTTTCCTCCGCAAAGCTTTTCGTAAAGAAGAATCTATTTCGAAAAAGTGTTTGTCGAAGAAGGTTTTTCGTTTTCTTCTTCGGGGATTTGGACGTTAACTTCGTCGTAACCGTTTTCGACCCCAACAACTATCAAACGGATCCAACAACTATTCTGTTGGTCCAAAATGAAAGACGATGTGAAAAAGCATGTGGCGGAGTGCAACATTTGCCAAACTCACAAGTACTCAACGTTGAATCCAATTGGATTATTACAGCCGATTCCGCTACCGTCTTCAATTTGGTCTGAAATTTCAATGAATTTCATTGAAGTCCTTCCTAAATCTGAGGGTGTCAACATGATACTGGTGGTTGTGGATAGACTGAGCAAGTATGCACACTTCTTAAGTCTCAGACACCCTATCACAGCTACAATAATTGTAGAAAAATTTGTCAAAGAGATCGTGAGGCTTCATGGTTACCCCTCTTCGATTATCTCTGAAAGAGATAGGAACTTCTTGAGCAAATTTTGGCGCGAGTGCTTCAAATTAACTGGAACAAAATTGAAATTTAGTACAGCTTACCACCCGCAGAGTGATGGCCAGACGGAGGTGCTCAACAGATGCGTTGAATCATATATGCGATGCTTTACATCAGCTTATCCCAAGCTTTGGCATAAGTATCCGTCATGGGCTGAGTTTTGGTATAATTCTACATACCATACATCGTTGCAGACGACCCCATTCAAGATGGTTTATGGCAGAGATCCTCCACAGCTAATTTGGTTTGAAGAGGGTTCTACGGGTAACAATGAGTTGGAAGATATGTTGAAGACGAGGGATTCGATTCTCAAGGATGCACGAGCTCATCTATTAAGAGCTCAGGAATAGATGAAAAACAATGCTGATAAAAAACGTCGCGATTTGGTGTTGGTTCTTTGGTGTACCTCAAACTGAGACCTTATCGGCAATCATCCTTGACCAAGACTTTCTGTCAGAAGCTTGCAGCAAAATACTATGGCCCATTTCCTGTGTTGGAGCGAGTAGGTGAAGTGGCTTATAGGCTACAACTTCCTGCAGAGAGTAGAATCCATCATGTCTTTCATGTTTCCCAGTTGAAACCGGTTTTGGGGAAGGAGCATGAAGTATCACCATTACCGATAATGCTGGAGGAGTCGGAGGAGTTTATCTTAGAGCCAGAACACATACATATCACTCGCTACGATGCTGAAGGTCATCTTGAGGCTGTGGTTCATTGGAAGGGCTTACCTGACCATGAGGATGCATGGCTTCGGGTGAAAGATATTGCTAGAGAGTACCCATCCTTTGAGCTTGAGGACAAGCTCTCTCTCACCGAAGGGGGTATTGATAAGAGTTGGAGAGTCTACTATAGAAGGAAGAAAAGGAGTAACGAGGCCAATGGAGCTGCGGATCAGCTGGTAGAGTGATCTACGTATCTTGATAAGAAGATCTGATTATAACAGAATCGGTTATGGCCGTTACGAAGTGTAGAGTGAAGTCTCGAGTATAAAGATTGTAGTTGAGTCATTTGTATAGTTTGGCCATTTGGTGAGTTGTAATTGGAAATCTCTTAGGAGGTTTGGGGCTTAGTACTTGTATTGAGTATTAAGAGGATAATAAAGAAGAGTACTTTCAAGTTGCAAAGAGTATTGTTCTTTATCAGTTATATTTTCACAATCCATTTGTTTGTATTTTGTGGTGCTAATTAGTGAATCTGAACTTCTGAAGGTTGGATCGATAGGACTTTGTCCGTGCACAAAACTTATCGAGGAAGATCAACTCAAGTGTATTAAACGCAGATATCACGAAACAGAAAAAGAAACCAAAGGAAGGTGAAAACATTGTGGAGGAGGCTCCAGCCGATATACCAAAAGCGAATTTACTATGAACTAATGTTTAGGTAAGGCTTTGTTTGGTCTAATACAGAGGCTCTGTATTTGGATATACCTTTATTTATGTGGCTGTGTGATCTTAATATAGTAAACATATTAATTCTTCCGTGTAGGTACTATTCTCACAACAATGAGATATGTCATAGCTACAACATCATACCCTTCAGTTAAGGAAACCCCGGAGCAGATTCCGGTAAGTCTCATATCTCTTGTTTTGATACTCGTTAGTTTATATTCATTCTATAATCAGCTGGAACTAACTTTTCTCCTGATCATCATCTCATCATAGGTTCTGAGGAAGATCTGCTGGTTCTTGGTCTTGGCACCACATGATCCGATGCAATCCAGCCTGCTTAATGCAACCTTGGAAGACAAGAGCTTATCAGCAGTGCCGGTCCGGATATAAAGGGCTCCTAAAGCGCACTAAAAAATGTTGCACCAACCAATAGTATTTTATTATTTCAAATTCGATATCTTTTAAGAAAAGGAAACAAAATATTGTCAAATTATATTATGTTTTAAAATATAAAAGTAAAAAAAAAAAGATAATAGTTACAGAAAAAAGAATCTTTTAAAAATATATTTTTAACGTCGTCAGCAAAACATTAAACTCTAAATCCTAATCCCTAAACCCTAAACCTTTGTGTAAACCCTAAACCTTTGGATAAATCTTAAACCCTTGGATAAATCCTAAACTCTAAATAAAAACACTAAAACCCTAAACCCTAAACCCTAAACCATAAACCCTAAACCCTTGAGTGTTTTAGTGTTTAGTGATTTTTACCTTTTAATTTTAAAAACATAATATAATTCGATAATATTTTGTTTCATTTTTTACAAGATAATATGAAATAACACAATCATATTGGTTGGTGAACCTATAGGTTCACCCTAAGGGGTGAACCCAAGAATAAATCATTATTAAATATTTAAAATATGTAATAAAAAATCAAAATATTATTAAAAACTATCTGTTTCCAAAGAAAAAGAAAACATCAGTATATTATTCATGAAACCACAGAGAGTTTTATGTCTTATGTTTGTTTGTATTTCAAAAATTTCCAGAAAAAATAGAACTTACGAAAAGAAAAGAAAAGAAAAAAAAAACTTACACAGGTAGCAGAGAAAATATATAGACTTCAAGATGCTAGAGTAAAGGAAATAATCAGGTTTGGATTAACTAATCTTATATATTAAAACAGAAGTCACAGCATTGATTCATGTGTGATTTTTAAAAAAATAGACCTATTATTCTTATAAAGTCATGTTACATTTAATCTCTAATCTTATAATTTAAATTTTGAGCGTACCAGAAATTTTTATTGGGCTATCAATAATTGGATTTAAACAACAGATGATCTATTGGATTTATATATAGTATAAATTCAAAAGATATAATTTAATATTGTAATATTATACCTCTATATGTTAATAATTAAAATATTTGTCGATGTTAACTTTTAAAATTATAAAGATTTTTTTTTAAATAACAAAAATCATATTATCTAACAATGATTAATCTTTACTGTCTTAAACCAATGAAAACAAATTCTAAACTATATAGTTTATTTTAAAAATTAAACAAAAACTTATTATATATTAAAACAGAAGCCACAACATTGATTCATGTGTGATTTAAAAAAAAATAAACATATTCTTATAAAGTCATGTTACATTTAATCTCTAATCTTATAATTTAAATTTTGGTCCTACCAGAAATTTTTATTGGACTATCAATAATTTGATTTAAACAACAGATGATCCATTGGATTTATATATAGTATAAATTAAATAGATATAATTTAATGTTGTAATATTATACCTCTATATGTTAATAATTAAAATATTTGTCGATGTTAACTTTTAAAATTATAAAGATTTTTTTTTAAATAACAAAAATCATATTATCTAACAATGATTAATCTTTACTGTCTTAAACCAATGAAAACAAATTCTAAACTATATAGTTTATTTTAAAAATTAAACAAAAACTAAATGTTTAATTATTTACTTGATAATATAAATCTATGAAGCGAAAAATTTAATTTTTTAAAAACTTTCTAAATTTGTGAAATGTTACAATATTTTTGGATATGACAATAAAATAATATTTTACTAATCTTTATATATAAAGTTACGATTTTAATAATAAAATAATAATCCGAAAATATATATATAGAAGAAGAAACAAATACATGTGAAAGTTTGAAACAATCTATTCAATGAAGAAAATATACCGTAAACTTATTATGTTTTAAAAATTGATAGACACATATATATTATAATATATACCAATTTAGAATTGAAAATAAAATGTTTATATAAAAATAAATGAAACCAAAAATCCGCGCGGTTGCGCTGATCGAGATCTAGTTTGTTTTATAATACATTAGTTTGGCGCCCCAAATAATACACAAACCCTGGCGCCCAAAGCCTTTGCTTTACAGGCTTTAGCCCAGGGCCGGGCCTGCTTATCAGAAATTCCTGATTTCAAGTATTTGTCTTTGTCTTGATATAAGCTTTGTGTTTCCTTACTTCTTCCTTTCTTCTCTGTATTAGATAACTATATACTGTTGCAGGATGCTTCTAAAACAGATTGTGACAATGGAGGTGATCCAGTGGACGTCTCTATGGAACAAATACAAGGGCGAGTTTGAGAAAGAGGAAAAACATGATTGGGGGCTCTTTAGGTTACAAAGCTTGTGAAGATCTTAAGCTAAGAGCCTAAGAATAATTGAACACGCAAGGACTCTTTGAACACACAAAGAGGAAAAACATGATTTGAGAAGAGTTGTCACCAAATCCACAAATAAACTATGGTTGATAAAGTTGCACTAAGAGCTTGAGAAAGCCACAAACACCAGTAGAAATAATCTTTTCAGGTTGTTGTCACTGTCCCAAAATTCTTCATTTGAGTTTTTTGTTTTGTCTTTGTTTTGGCTCACATGCATTAGAATGTTTCTTGTATGTGATCTTTTTTAAGGAAACCTTTAAAGAGTAAACAAAACTCTTCGTCTTTTAGTTGTTTTCTCACTATTATATTTTTCATTTTTAACAACTTAATATTATCCCAAAATATGATAAAATATTGAAAACAAACATGCAAATAAGAAAGCCATAAAAAAAATAATAAAGCAAGCAAGCCATAAAAACCTAAACGCTAACTTATTTATAGTAAAAAGAAAAATAAGAAATGAAGCAATTCCATTAGGAGGATGGACTATTATTATAGTTATTATTGTTTGTCTTGTCTGGTGACCATTTTAACTCCTTGAAATAACCGGTTTCACTAGCTGATTCCGGCGGTTGTTGAACTGCTGCTGGAGAAAACA
The DNA window shown above is from Brassica oleracea var. oleracea cultivar TO1000 chromosome C3, BOL, whole genome shotgun sequence and carries:
- the LOC106330497 gene encoding LOW QUALITY PROTEIN: 26S proteasome non-ATPase regulatory subunit 12 homolog A (The sequence of the model RefSeq protein was modified relative to this genomic sequence to represent the inferred CDS: inserted 4 bases in 2 codons; deleted 1 base in 1 codon; substituted 1 base at 1 genomic stop codon), with translation MQYIDQTPTLYIYIYIYVEIERARLRKIKEDQGLIAEAADLMQEQVAVETFGAMAKTEKIAFIILRLRLGLDRXDFVRAQNLSRKINSSVLNADITKQKKKPKEGENIVEEAPADIPXKRIYYELMFRYYSHNNEICHSYNIIXPSVKETPEQIPVLRKICWFLVLAPHDPMQSSLLNATLEDKSLSAGRACLSEIPDFKMLLKQIVTMEVIQWTSLWNKYKGEFEKEKNMIGGSLGYKACEDLKLRA